TGAGGTCGGCGAGGTGGAGGGTTTGTCCGCCGGAGCCGCACCCGAGGTCGAGGATGGATGGGGATGCCGGCAGCTCGCGGCATAGCCCCAGGGCCTTCTCTGCACTCACTCGGTTGCCGGGGCCCTGGCGAGGCAGGGATTCGAAGACGTCGAAGAGGGAGGCGAGCAGTAGAACGA
Above is a genomic segment from Rhodothermales bacterium containing:
- a CDS encoding class I SAM-dependent methyltransferase; amino-acid sequence: MKSPVIVLLLASLFDVFESLPRQGPGNRVSAEKALGLCRELPASPSILDLGCGSGGQTLHLADLSPGSILAIDSHAPGIERLQAAIAELPDEAWWDDFQAPMEARIATFRVP